The sequence below is a genomic window from Ensifer adhaerens.
AGCGCAATCCGACTGACATTTTGCGCCGAAGCCGGCTTGGAGCCGGCAAAACGCTGGCGGCCGCGGGCATAGCGCTCGATGAAGGCGAGCAGGATGACGATGGCCAGCATGACCAGTGCAATCTGGGCAGCGCCGGCGAGATCGTTGCGGTTCAGCCAGGTCTCGTAGATCGAAAAGGTCAGCGTCTTGACGCCGAGATACTCGACCGCGCCGATATCGTTCAGCGTTTCCATGATCACGAGCGTCAGGCCGACGACGATGGCGGGACGGGCCATGGGAAGTTGCACGCGAAAGAAGGTTCGGACCGGGCCGGCGCCCAGTGTGCGGGCCACTTCAGCGGCGTTGCGGCCCTGCATGAGAAACATGGTCCGCGCCGTCAGGAAGACATAAGGATAGAGGACCGATCCGATGACGAAGGCAGCGCCGGTCGTGGTCCGAATATCGGGCGACCAGTAGTCGCGGGCCGAGCGCAACCCGGTCAGCGCGCGGATCGCGGTTTGCAGCGGGCCGCTGTAATCGAAGAATTCGCCGAAAGCATAGGCCGAGAGATAGGCGGGCATGGCGAGCGGCAGGACGAGCGCCACTGTCAAGGTTCGCCGCAACGGAAATTCGCACACTGAGGTGAGCCATGCGGTCGCAACGCCCGTGATCAGCGTGCAGGCGCAGACCTCGAGCAGCAGAACGGCTGTCGTCGATGCCGAGCGCGGAATGACATTCTGAATCAGATGAGGCCATGCGCCGAAGCTTCCAGACAACGCGATCCAGATGATGGCGACGATCGGCAACACGGCGGCAAGCGCGACCAGAATGGCGGCGACACGCAAGAGCCGGCCCTCGGCCGGCTTGGCGATGCCTTGCCCGCCTGTCGCTTCGATGATTGTCATCGCCCGCCTCATCGCTCGTAAGCTCCCGAGCAGACTGTTCTTTCAGGTTTGCTCATTGCCGTCTGTGGTCGATCCTCGATACCGGTGGGCGGGATGCGATGCAAGCGCGCGGGCCATCTGAATCAGATGCGCAGCGGCTCAGCGTAACGCCTGGTACGAAAAGGAGGTCCTAATCGGCCAGAACCCGCTGCGACGGAAATGAAATCTCCACCAGCGTGCCCTCGTTCGGGGTCGAACTGACCGAAAAGGTGGCGCGGTTGGCTTCCGTCATCGCCTTGGTGAGCGGCAGGCCAAGGCCTGTTCCCTCCCCGCGTTGACGCGCGGCACCCGATGGGGCCTGCTTGAAGGGCTTCATCGCCTGCTCCAGTTCCTCGCGGGTCATGCCGATCCCGGTGTCGCGGATGCGCAGCATGACGCAGCCGTTCGGCTCGTAGGACGTCGAGACGACGATCTGGCCTCCGGAGGGCGTGAACTTGATGGCATTGGCCAGGATGTTGATGAGGATCTGCTTCACCGAACGCGTGTCGGCCACGACATCGGGAACCCGTTCGGACAGGGCCGTGCGCACGATCACGCGCTGGGTGTTGGCCTGCGGCTGCAAAAGCGAGATGGCTTCCATAACCGTCGCATTCAGACGCACGGCGGTAAAATCGAGATCCATCTCGCCCGCCTCGATCTTGGATATATCGAGGAGATCATTGACGATATCGAGCACGTGACGGCCGGAGCGGCTGATGTCGTTGGCATATTCGATATAGCGCTGGTTACCGATTGGACCGAAGCGCTCGTTCGACATCATTTCGGAAAAGCCGATGATGGCGTTGAGCGGCGTGCGGATTTCGTGGCTCACCTTGGCCAGGAAATCGCTTTTGTGGGCATTGGCCGTTTCGGCCGCGCGCTTGGCGTTTTTCAGCTCATCCTCGGTGCGCTTCCACTGCGTGATATCGCGGATGACGGCGCAGTAGCTCGACGAGGAGGACAAGCGGCCGAGCGTCATGAAGAGCGGCAGGCGACCACCCGACGCTTCGCGGCCGATGACCTCGCGGCCATCGTTCAGAACACTGGCCACGCCATGGCCGGCGAGGCCTGCCAGATAGTCGGCGACCGCCCGCTGGCTTTCATGGGCGAAGAGCATGGCAAAGGGTTTGCCGCGCACTTCCGCCTCATCATAATTGAAGAGCGCGGAGGCCGAGCGGTTCATCGAACGGATTTCCCCCTCGCCCGAAATCACAACGACGCCATCGGTCGCGGTTTCCAGAATGGAGCGCAGTTCGCCCACTTCGGCGCGCAGGTTCGCAAGCTCGGCAGATGCAACGGGGCTGATGTCCGCGACCGGCTCGGCGGGGGCTGGTGCCGGCTCGGCCACCTTGGCCGGAACGGGAACGGACGGCATGGGGTTCAGTGCGAGCAGCAGCACGGAGCGGCCTTCCCAGCGTACCGATTGCAGCTTCGCGGTGACCGCGACGCGGTCGCCATTGGCCTGCACGAGGATCATGCCGGGGCCGTCAGGGTTCATCGACTCGTCGCGCTCTAGCAGCGCGTCGATCCCCCCGCGCGCTTCAAGGTCTCGCAAGGAACGATCCCCCGTCAGCCGGAAGAATTCCGGATTGGCATAGATCAGCCGATCGGCCACGTGAACCAGCAGCGCCATCGGCAATTGCTGCGCAACCAGCGTGGTCAGCCCGTCGCCTTCGGAGCGGAAGCCCTTGATGGCGGCGAGATCGTCTTTGAGGTCTTCGGCCGCCTGCTCCTCGCTGGTCTTGACCAGGCGCAGCAACGGCGGATTGTCGCTGGACAGAACGGAAGATCTCGCCGGCGGGCGTGGCGGCTGTGTTTTCTCCGGCCGAGATCTGGTCGCCGCCGGCTCGTCCGCTTTGTCGCCCGTCGTCTCGTCAACGCGGCCGCCCAGTTTGCGGGCGATCTCGCGGAACGCGGCCTGTTCGTCGGACGAAAGGGTCTCTGGAAGTGCGCCGGACCGGCGCTCTTCGAAGCGGATCACCTTGTCGGAATAGCGGCGCATCGGAGCGTCATCGAACTTCAGGGCGGGCGGCTCGTCGCGTGGCTCCTGCGGCGGCGGCTCCGCCGTGTCGCCCGCCGGAGCCGTTTCCGGAACGGCCTCGATGGGGTTCACCAGGTTGAGACCCGTTCCAGCTTGATCCTCTACGACATCTCCTACGCGCACGATACCGAAGCCACGAAACCCTTCGAATTGATGGTCGCGCGAATAGGTGGGCAGTGCCGCGAGATCGACCGGGACCTTCAGGGCGGCGCCTTCCACCGGCCAGTAGACCGTTCGCCCGGACCACGTGTTGCGCTTGGCGAGCAAGGCAGCGATGCGTCCCTCCGGGTCGAGCCCGAAGCGCGCCGCAACCTCGTTGAAGGACTTGCCGTCGATATCGGCCGCAAGCGGGCCGACCGCTGCGGCCAGCTCAGGCGAGACATCATGGAAAACGCCATCGGCATCCACGCGCCAGATGAAGCGGGCGGGACGGCTCTCCCGATCGAAGGTGAAACCTGCTGGTCGGGCCTCCTCGTCGGCAATCGGCTCAACGGGAAGGATCGTGGGCGCGACAGGCGTCGCAACTGTTTCAAGGGATTCCGACGCGAGCGGCAGTGACTCGGTTGCGCCGGCGCCGGCGGCGTTCGCAATTTCCTCGCCGATGACAAAAAGGAGATTCAGGGCCGGCTGTGCCGACAATTGCGCGATGGCCGCCGGGTAGATGGTCTCGCCAATATGCACCGGACGCTTCAAGACATGCCCCGGGTTGCCACGCACGCCTTCCTGCAGCATCTCAATCACATGAGCCTGCAGCGCCAGGGCACCAAAGCCTTCGGTCGCGGACAGCACTTCTCCGCTCTCGCCAATGACGGCGACATGCGTCTCCGGATCGTCGAAGCCTTCGATCAACCGGCGAGCGACATCGCGCACGGCATTGGAGCGGACGCCGGTCGGCGCGGCGAAGAGAACCGCCATCTCGTTGCCAACCGCGATCTTCTCGACATTTGCCTGCACCGTGATCCGCTCGAAACCGGAGGCCACGCGCATGAGAAAGCTTCGCGGACCGAAGGCAGCGCCAAGCTGGCCCGCCGTCGTCGTCATCTGCCGGTAGGCAAGATCGCGAATGTCGGGGCCCTGGTCTATAAATTCATAGATCGAGGAATTGCCGAACATCCGCGCGCCGGCACCATTGGCCCAGAGAACGCCCGAGAGGTCTTCCGTGAAGACAACGAGAGCCTCTCCGCGCGCAAAGCGTTCGCGAACCCTTTCGTGAACTGCGATGTCGATGAATGGATACTGGCTCATGGGTACTCACACTTTACGAACCCGGCGGACCCCCGTCGCCAAGTCTTAACAGTTTATTAATAACCCCGCATCCGGGCAGGGTCCACAAAAACAGCCAGGCACTCCAAACCTATCATGCGGCAGGGTTAATTTGTGTGCGGCGCACAATCATGTTGCATTGCACAATAGACGATGTTATATAGTGCCTATCAACAAAGCTGGCGCCTCAAGAGAGGGCCACCGACCCAAGGAGCGCATATCATGGCTACCCCGAAACTCGACGACGTATTCTCGTTCTCGGCCTTCGACCCGTCCAAGTTTTCCGAGTCTTTCCGCGAGCTTGCTGAAAAGAGCGTTAACCAGTCCAAGGATGCTTTCGCCAAGGTGAAGGAAGCGTCCGAAGATGCGACAAAGACGATCGAAGCCACGCTTGAAAAGGCGCAGGCCGGCACGGTCGAACTCGGCCTCAAGGCCATCGACGCCGTTCGCAGCAATGCTGAAAGCACCTTCTCCCACATGGAAGCCCTTCTCGGCGTGAAGTCGGTTTCCGAGCTGATCGAACTGCAGACCGCCTTTGCCCGCAAGCAGGCTGAAGTCGCCGTCGAGCAGATCAAGTCCATGCAGGAAACCTCGCGCAAGGTTGCCGAAGATGTTTCCAAGCCGTCCAAGGACGCTGCCCAGAAGGTCGCTTCGATCTTCAAGGCTGCCTGAATTCACAAGGCTTTCCAGCGACAAGGCCGGGTGACCCCGGCCTTTTTTTATGAATTTTGTGCGGATTGTGCTTGAAAAAAAATCCCGACGCCCGTATGTGAGCGTCACACGCCTTTCAAGACGTGCCTCATGCGGTTGTAGCTCAGTTGGTTAGAGCGCAGGATTGTGGCTCCTGAGGTCGGAGGTTCGAGACCCCCCAACCGTACCACTTCTCTTCTTTAAGATATTCGGTCTGCTCAGAGGAAAATCGCGCGGTCCGCCTCGACGATTTCCTGCAGGAAGCTGACGACGGCCCGCACGCGTGCAAGCTCTCGCGCGCTCTCGTGAATGATTGTCCAATAGGTCCGGCGTAGTCCGACGTCGGGCAGGATGCGCACCAGGCTCTCGTCATTGCGCGCAATGTAATCATGCAGAATGCCGATGCCCGCGCCCGAGCGCACGGCTTCCGTCTGGCCGATGGCTGATGAGATTTCAAAAGCGGTGTCCACGCCCTTGAAAACCTCATGCGCGAAATTCAGCGACGGCGTGAAAAGCAGATCCTCCACATACCCGATGAGACGATGCGCCTTCAGCGCCTCGATATCTTCCGGCGTGCCGTTGGCCGCCAGATAGGCGCGGGAGGCGTAGATGCCGAGCGTGTAATCGGTGAGCTTGGAGGAGATCAGCCGTCCTTCCACCGGCCGTTCGATCGTAATGGCAATATCCGCCTCGCGTTGCGACAGAGAAAATGCGCGGGGCACGGGAACGAGCTGCACTTTCAGCCCTGGATGACGCGCGATCAGCGCGCCGAGGCGCGGCGCCAGGAAGGAAACACCGAAGCCATCGGGCGCGCCGATGCGGACAGTGCCGGCAAGGGCGGCATCGACATTGCCCACATTGGCCTGGGCGGCGAGCATTTCGGTTTCCATGCGCTCGGCCGCATGCAGGAAGACCTCCCCCTCCGGCGTCAACTCGCATCCATTGGTGCGGCGCACCAGCAGTCTTGTCTGCAACGCCTCTTCCAGCGCTCCGACACGACGCCCGACGGTGGCATGATTGACGCCGAGCGTACGGGCGGCGGCCAGGATCTGCCCTGCCCGCGCGACGGCAAGAAATATGCGGACGTCGTCCCAGTTCATCGAAATATCCGTGTCAGCACCGAATCCGGCGTCTTCTCTCGAACTTATCGTGGCCGAGCGCGTTGGTTTAGTCAAAGACAGCTATTGCACCCGCGCCACAACGCCGTTGTTATGCGGCTTGACCCCGCTTTGCACAGGAGGGCCGATTGCAATAGACCGGACCAACTGATAGGTTTGGTTAATTACATAGGTGTGCGTAGATGTATGCGACATGTGGGCGGGCTTGCAGCTCTCATTTCGCACACGGGGAAGTCTTACGCTCAATGCCTTGAAAGAACCGTCGGCGGGATCGGCCGGTGAACAAGAACAGGCGACCTTGGCAAGCGGGGCGCGCAGCAGACCAGGAACCGCGACGGTTGGTCCGTCAGGATTTGGGGCATTCATGATTTCCAATTTTTCACTGCTCAGAAAGCGAAAAGGCAGCGGCGGCGGCGAAGGAGATGGTGATATGCCTGAACCCATGCAGAGCGATGTGCCCATGATCCGCGAAAAGACCGAAGGACCCGAGCGTTCCGAGCCGGTGGACACCGTCGAGGCTGTCCGCGCCCTTGGCACCTACCACGAAGGCCTGCGCAATCGCAGCGAAACGGCACTGAATTCGTTGAAATCGCTGCGTAGTGCTGCCGACGAAATGGAAGGCCTGTTCACGGAGTTTGGCGAAATTGCCCGCCAGCTGCACCTGAACAAGCGCGAACTCTCCGAAATCAAGACCGCCTATGGTTCTTCGCGCAAGCTGAACGAGGAACTCCGGGCCAAGCTTTCCTCGTCTCAGGCAGCGCTTCTGCGTCTGCAGAGCCAGCTGGACGAAATCTCGTCCGAGCGCGACCTGCTGCTGCGCATGCGCAACGAGCTTTCTGACGCGCACAAGGCGGACCAGATCGCGATGCGCGAGGCGGATGCCCGCGCCAAGGTGCTCGAAAACGAAATGAGCGCGATGCGCACGACGATCGAGAACCTGACGGAAAAGGCCGATCATCTCTCCGTCATCGTCGGCGAGAACGAAAAGCAGCTGCATGAGCTGCGCGAAGAGCGCAAGCTGTTGCAGTCGAGCGTCGACTTTGAAGTCGCCGAACGCATCCGCTTCTCCAAGCTGCATGACGAGGTCGTGACCAGCATGCAGTCGCAGCGCCGCGCGCTGGCTTCGGCCACCGACGAGCTCGACAAGGCGCGCGACCGCGTCATGAAGCTGGAAGCCCGGCAGTCCGAGCTTCTCGGCGAGCGCGAAGAATTGCAGGCGAGCCTGCAGACGGCGGAAACGCTACGCGAGACCGACGCCAAGAATTACGAAATCCGCCTTGAGGCACTCACCTCGCGCGCGCGCCTTGCCGAGCATCTGCTCGAAAAGGCCCGAGACGAGCAGCGTTCCAACTTCCGCGACCAGACGGCGCAGGCCGAGACGCAGCGCCATATGCGCCGGCTCGAATCCGAAGTCGAAGGTCTCAAGCAGGAGCTTCAGGACACGGCGCGCCGCAACAAGGAACTGGAAAAGTCCGAGACGCAGCTTCAGGCGCGCGTCGAAGAACTCAGCATCCAGCTGCGCGGCCATGTCCGCTCCTCCGAGCAGTCGAGCGAAAAGATCCGTATGCAGCAGGAAGTCATCGAGGCGCTGCACAAGCGTCACGCCGAATACCTGCAGCAGGTCGAGGACCAGAGCCGCAAGCTCAACGAGCAGCTGGAAAACGAACGCGCCGACCGCACCTATCTCGAAGGCGCGCTCAATTCCGCCCGCCGCGAGCGCAACTTCCTGCAGAGCCAGCTCATCAAGATCAAGGGCAAGCCGGAAGAACAGCCGGCCGGTCTCACGCTCGATTTCGAGCCGGATGCGCAGGAAAGCGAGTTCAACGAAGACGGTTCGCCGCGCAGCAGCGCGACCGTCGAGGAACTGCGGCCGCGCAACCGCCCGCGCCCGGTCGATACGCCACGCGACGGCGAGTAAGCCTCCAAACGGTCGAGACCCCGATTTGAAATCTAGCCCCGTTGCGATGCATCGGGGCTTTTTCATTTACCGATAGCGTTGTGCAATTTTGCACATCGGATGCGGAAACAGCGCCGTTGCTCACGACAAATTTCAGTGTCAGTATAGAGAAAATCTCATGGATCGTTTCCGTCGGAAACGCTCCAGCATTTTGTCTAACGCAATTGCGGACGCGAAACCGGTTTCCGCTTTCGGCTCGGAATTGCACACCAGGAGGAACCCATGAAGGAAATCGGTCATTACATCGACGGCAAGCACGTTGCCGGCAAGAGCGGTCGCTTTGCAGACGTCTTCAACCCCGCCACGGGTGAAGTGCAGGCACGCGTATCGCTTGCCACCGAAGCCGAGCTTGCAGCAGCCGTTGCCAGCGCCAAGGCTGCACAGCCGGGCTGGGCCGCGACCAACCCGCAGCGCCGCGCCCGCGTCTTCATGAAGTTCGTCGACCTTCTCAACCAGAACATGGACGAGATCGCCGAGATACTGTCGCGCGAGCATGGCAAGACGATCGAGGATGCCAAGGGCGATGTCATCCGCGGCCTCGAAGTCTGCGAATTCGTCATCGGCATTCCGCATCTGCAGAAGGGTGAATTCACCGAGGGTGCAGGTCCAGGCATCGACATGTATTCCATGCGCCAGCCGGTCGGCATCGGCGCGGGCATCACGCCGTTCAACTTCCCCGCCATGATCCCGATGTGGATGTTTGCGCCCGCGATTGCGACCGGCAACGCCTTCATCCTGAAGCCCTCCGAGCGTGACCCGTCCGTTCCGATCCGTCTTGCCGAACTGATGATCGAGGCCGGCCTGCCTGCAGGCGTTCTCAACGTCGTCAACGGTGACAAGGCCGCCGTCGACGCGATCCTGACGAACCCGGACATCAGCGCCGTGACCTTCGTCGGCTCGACGCCGATCGCCCGCTATGTCTACGGCACGGCCGCGATGAACGGCAAGCGCGCGCAGTGCTTCGGCGGCGCGAAGAACCACATGATCATCATGCCAGATGCCGACATGGACCAGGCCGTCAACGCGCTGATGGGCGCAGGCTATGGCTCGGCCGGAGAGCGCTGCATGGCGATCTCGGTTGCGGTTCCGGTCGGCGACGAGACAGCCGATCGCCTGATCGAAAAGCTGATCCCGAAGGTCGAGTCGCTGCGCATCGGCCCTTACACTGATGACAAGGCCGACATGGGCCCGGTCGTGACCAAGGAAGCCCAGGCCAAGATCAAGGGCTTGATCTCGCGCGGCGTCGAGGAAGGCGCCAAGCTCGTCGTCGACGGCCGCGACTTCAACCTGCAGGGCTACGAAAACGGCTTCTTCGTCGGCGGCACGCTGTTCGATAACGTGAAGCCGGAGATGGACATCTACAAGACGGAAATCTTCGGACCGGTTCTCTCGGTCGTTCGCGCCAAGAACTACGAAGAGGCCCTCTCGCTGCCGATGAAGCACGAATACGGCAACGGCACCGCGATCTTCACCCGTGACGGCGATGCCGCCCGCGACTTTGCCTCGCGCATCAACATCGGCATGGTCGGCATCAACGTGCCGGTCCCGGTTCCGCTCGCCTATCACTCCTTCGGCGGCTGGAAGGCCTCGTCCTTCGGCGACCTGAACCAGCACGGCCCGGACTCGATCAAGTTCTGGACCCGCACCAAGACGATCACGTCGCGCTGGCCGTCGGGCATCAAGGACGGCGCAGAATTCTCCATGCCGACGATGAAGTAAGCAGA
It includes:
- a CDS encoding iron(III) transport system permease protein, whose translation is MTIIEATGGQGIAKPAEGRLLRVAAILVALAAVLPIVAIIWIALSGSFGAWPHLIQNVIPRSASTTAVLLLEVCACTLITGVATAWLTSVCEFPLRRTLTVALVLPLAMPAYLSAYAFGEFFDYSGPLQTAIRALTGLRSARDYWSPDIRTTTGAAFVIGSVLYPYVFLTARTMFLMQGRNAAEVARTLGAGPVRTFFRVQLPMARPAIVVGLTLVIMETLNDIGAVEYLGVKTLTFSIYETWLNRNDLAGAAQIALVMLAIVILLAFIERYARGRQRFAGSKPASAQNVSRIALKGPWRVVAVFVCAAPPLAGFFIPAWIMAGYAIKRLDAFASSTLLNALGHTVAVSTGAALVATFAGFLLAYSIRHGGTPAVRMANRLASFGYGVPGTVLAIGVLIPLAAFDNALSSLTKSMFGISAGLLLSGTGFAIVYASAVRFLTMAEGNVAAGFDKLSPNLDWAARTLGRTRGGALREVLMPMMRPATLTAALLVFIETSKELSATILLRPFNFNTLATLVYEDASRSQVADAAVPSVIIILAGLVPVVVVSRLLEKGRT
- a CDS encoding PAS domain S-box-containing protein; the protein is MSQYPFIDIAVHERVRERFARGEALVVFTEDLSGVLWANGAGARMFGNSSIYEFIDQGPDIRDLAYRQMTTTAGQLGAAFGPRSFLMRVASGFERITVQANVEKIAVGNEMAVLFAAPTGVRSNAVRDVARRLIEGFDDPETHVAVIGESGEVLSATEGFGALALQAHVIEMLQEGVRGNPGHVLKRPVHIGETIYPAAIAQLSAQPALNLLFVIGEEIANAAGAGATESLPLASESLETVATPVAPTILPVEPIADEEARPAGFTFDRESRPARFIWRVDADGVFHDVSPELAAAVGPLAADIDGKSFNEVAARFGLDPEGRIAALLAKRNTWSGRTVYWPVEGAALKVPVDLAALPTYSRDHQFEGFRGFGIVRVGDVVEDQAGTGLNLVNPIEAVPETAPAGDTAEPPPQEPRDEPPALKFDDAPMRRYSDKVIRFEERRSGALPETLSSDEQAAFREIARKLGGRVDETTGDKADEPAATRSRPEKTQPPRPPARSSVLSSDNPPLLRLVKTSEEQAAEDLKDDLAAIKGFRSEGDGLTTLVAQQLPMALLVHVADRLIYANPEFFRLTGDRSLRDLEARGGIDALLERDESMNPDGPGMILVQANGDRVAVTAKLQSVRWEGRSVLLLALNPMPSVPVPAKVAEPAPAPAEPVADISPVASAELANLRAEVGELRSILETATDGVVVISGEGEIRSMNRSASALFNYDEAEVRGKPFAMLFAHESQRAVADYLAGLAGHGVASVLNDGREVIGREASGGRLPLFMTLGRLSSSSSYCAVIRDITQWKRTEDELKNAKRAAETANAHKSDFLAKVSHEIRTPLNAIIGFSEMMSNERFGPIGNQRYIEYANDISRSGRHVLDIVNDLLDISKIEAGEMDLDFTAVRLNATVMEAISLLQPQANTQRVIVRTALSERVPDVVADTRSVKQILINILANAIKFTPSGGQIVVSTSYEPNGCVMLRIRDTGIGMTREELEQAMKPFKQAPSGAARQRGEGTGLGLPLTKAMTEANRATFSVSSTPNEGTLVEISFPSQRVLAD
- a CDS encoding phasin, which codes for MATPKLDDVFSFSAFDPSKFSESFRELAEKSVNQSKDAFAKVKEASEDATKTIEATLEKAQAGTVELGLKAIDAVRSNAESTFSHMEALLGVKSVSELIELQTAFARKQAEVAVEQIKSMQETSRKVAEDVSKPSKDAAQKVASIFKAA
- a CDS encoding DNA-binding transcriptional regulator, LysR family translates to MNWDDVRIFLAVARAGQILAAARTLGVNHATVGRRVGALEEALQTRLLVRRTNGCELTPEGEVFLHAAERMETEMLAAQANVGNVDAALAGTVRIGAPDGFGVSFLAPRLGALIARHPGLKVQLVPVPRAFSLSQREADIAITIERPVEGRLISSKLTDYTLGIYASRAYLAANGTPEDIEALKAHRLIGYVEDLLFTPSLNFAHEVFKGVDTAFEISSAIGQTEAVRSGAGIGILHDYIARNDESLVRILPDVGLRRTYWTIIHESARELARVRAVVSFLQEIVEADRAIFL
- a CDS encoding malonate-semialdehyde dehydrogenase (acetylating) / methylmalonate-semialdehyde dehydrogenase produces the protein MKEIGHYIDGKHVAGKSGRFADVFNPATGEVQARVSLATEAELAAAVASAKAAQPGWAATNPQRRARVFMKFVDLLNQNMDEIAEILSREHGKTIEDAKGDVIRGLEVCEFVIGIPHLQKGEFTEGAGPGIDMYSMRQPVGIGAGITPFNFPAMIPMWMFAPAIATGNAFILKPSERDPSVPIRLAELMIEAGLPAGVLNVVNGDKAAVDAILTNPDISAVTFVGSTPIARYVYGTAAMNGKRAQCFGGAKNHMIIMPDADMDQAVNALMGAGYGSAGERCMAISVAVPVGDETADRLIEKLIPKVESLRIGPYTDDKADMGPVVTKEAQAKIKGLISRGVEEGAKLVVDGRDFNLQGYENGFFVGGTLFDNVKPEMDIYKTEIFGPVLSVVRAKNYEEALSLPMKHEYGNGTAIFTRDGDAARDFASRINIGMVGINVPVPVPLAYHSFGGWKASSFGDLNQHGPDSIKFWTRTKTITSRWPSGIKDGAEFSMPTMK